A genomic segment from Nodularia sphaerocarpa UHCC 0038 encodes:
- a CDS encoding DevA family ABC transporter ATP-binding protein, producing MTNVICIENLDHYFGSGQLSKQVLFNINLTINAGEIVIMTGPSGSGKTTLLTLVGGLRSVQSGSMRVLERELCGASTKDLTKARRSNGYIFQAHNLHGSLTALQNVRMGLEVQPHISPQEMLKQSQEMLTAVGLGERLNYYPDNLSGGQKQRVAIARALVSQPKIVLADEPTAALDKQSGRDVVEIMQKLAKEQGCTILLVTHDNRILDIADRIIYMEDGHLVRNDVNTLSSA from the coding sequence ATGACTAATGTTATCTGTATTGAAAATCTAGATCATTACTTTGGTAGTGGTCAACTAAGCAAACAGGTTCTATTCAATATCAACCTCACAATTAATGCCGGTGAGATTGTAATTATGACAGGGCCTTCTGGTTCTGGTAAAACCACACTGCTAACTTTAGTGGGAGGGTTGCGTTCTGTCCAGTCTGGTAGTATGCGAGTTTTAGAGAGAGAACTTTGTGGCGCTAGTACCAAAGATTTAACAAAAGCCCGGCGAAGTAATGGCTATATCTTTCAAGCGCACAACTTGCATGGTAGCTTAACAGCACTCCAGAACGTGCGGATGGGTTTGGAAGTGCAACCGCACATTTCGCCCCAGGAAATGCTCAAGCAATCACAAGAAATGCTTACAGCAGTGGGTTTGGGAGAACGACTGAATTACTATCCCGATAATTTGTCTGGTGGACAAAAACAACGGGTTGCGATCGCACGCGCGTTGGTAAGTCAGCCTAAAATTGTTTTAGCAGATGAACCCACCGCCGCACTCGATAAACAATCGGGGCGCGATGTGGTGGAAATTATGCAAAAATTAGCCAAAGAGCAAGGCTGTACAATTTTGCTCGTCACCCACGATAACCGCATTTTAGATATCGCTGACCGGATTATTTACATGGAAGATGGTCATCTCGTGAGAAATGATGTAAATACTTTAAGTAGTGCTTAA
- the devC gene encoding ABC transporter permease DevC produces the protein MNELIKQLQRRTPLGWLQLSHHKSRLLVALAGIAFADVLMFMQLGFQNALYDSNTTINRAVLADIILISPQSRNMQNMSTFSRRRLLQAADVPGVQSATAMYIGLITWKNPQTRRKTSVQAIGVTHEQPVLDLPELNAQLDKIKLPDSFLFDRGARGEYQEVFRQIDAGKTVSTEVDKRTINITGAFKLGASFGADGTLISSDDNFLRLFPRRQVGSISLGLINIQPGYDSQQVGAALKLHLQNNEDVKVLTREEFIQFEEAYWKSESPIGFIFSLGVSMGFLVGVIIVYQVLSTDVNAHLKEYATFKAMGYPNSYLLGVIFEEAIILAFLGFIPGFVVPLGLYQLARNATNLPIYMTLFRAVVVLLLTIIMCTISGIIATQRLQSADPADMF, from the coding sequence GTGAACGAATTAATTAAACAACTACAACGGCGAACACCTCTAGGATGGTTACAACTGAGCCATCATAAAAGTCGTCTGTTAGTCGCTTTAGCAGGTATTGCTTTTGCAGATGTCCTGATGTTTATGCAGCTAGGCTTTCAGAATGCCCTATACGACAGCAACACTACCATAAATCGGGCTGTGCTAGCAGACATCATTTTAATCAGTCCGCAAAGCCGCAATATGCAAAATATGTCTACCTTTTCACGGCGGCGATTATTGCAGGCTGCTGATGTTCCAGGTGTACAATCAGCTACAGCCATGTATATCGGTTTAATCACTTGGAAGAATCCCCAAACACGCCGTAAAACCTCAGTCCAAGCCATTGGTGTGACTCATGAACAGCCTGTTTTAGACTTACCAGAACTCAATGCTCAATTAGACAAGATTAAACTACCTGATTCCTTTCTTTTTGACCGTGGAGCCAGAGGTGAATATCAAGAGGTATTTCGCCAAATTGACGCAGGTAAAACAGTATCCACAGAAGTAGATAAACGTACCATTAACATTACTGGCGCATTTAAATTAGGCGCATCCTTTGGTGCTGACGGCACATTGATTTCCAGCGATGACAATTTTTTAAGACTATTTCCCAGACGACAAGTAGGGAGTATCAGCCTGGGCTTGATAAATATTCAACCAGGTTATGACTCCCAGCAGGTAGGAGCAGCCTTAAAATTGCACCTGCAAAATAATGAAGATGTCAAAGTGCTAACACGGGAGGAATTTATCCAATTTGAGGAAGCCTACTGGAAAAGTGAAAGCCCCATTGGATTTATCTTCAGTTTGGGCGTATCTATGGGATTTCTGGTCGGTGTGATTATTGTTTATCAAGTTCTTTCGACTGACGTGAATGCCCATTTGAAAGAATACGCCACCTTCAAAGCAATGGGTTATCCCAATTCATACCTGTTAGGGGTGATTTTTGAAGAAGCGATTATTTTAGCTTTCCTGGGTTTTATTCCCGGATTTGTTGTACCTTTGGGACTTTACCAATTGGCTCGCAATGCCACAAATTTACCAATATACATGACTTTATTCAGGGCAGTAGTTGTGTTATTGCTAACAATCATTATGTGTACTATTTCGGGAATTATCGCCACTCAAAGATTACAATCTGCTGACCCTGCGGATATGTTTTAG
- a CDS encoding biotin/lipoyl-binding protein, producing MVPHSTAKGSAFFKPSSRQLIMLAVATSLAISGTTGYKFWQSQPSETTPTAQVSIPQIKTVTALGRLEPKGKVIKLSAPSLSQGSRVEKLLVKEGDQVKAGEAIAILDNRDRLQAALQEAEAGVKIAEINLEKIQEGAKVGEIQAQKAEMGRIQAQTLGDERQQTETVTRLEVQWQGEKTAQQATINKLEAELKNAQVEFQRYQQLYSEGAISQSLFDNKRLSVDIITQQLSEARAILKRIDGTGRQQITEAQTVLARIQATGSQQVNVASATLDRIAEVRPVDVAGAKAEVTRALAVAKQAKANLAQAYVISPQDGVIFDILTRSGEMVSNNGIIEIGQTNQMYAVVEIYQSDVSKVQPQQRVRISSNSLSGELVGTVDWVASKVQRQNIINSDPTENIDSRVVEAHVKLDAASSQKAAKFTNLQVKAVIEL from the coding sequence ATGGTACCTCATAGCACAGCTAAAGGTTCTGCATTCTTTAAGCCTAGCTCTCGCCAACTGATTATGTTGGCAGTAGCTACAAGTTTGGCGATCTCCGGCACAACAGGTTACAAATTTTGGCAATCACAACCGTCTGAAACAACTCCCACCGCCCAGGTGAGCATACCGCAAATTAAAACAGTCACAGCCTTGGGAAGATTAGAACCCAAAGGTAAAGTAATTAAACTTTCCGCACCGTCATTGAGTCAAGGTAGCCGGGTAGAGAAGCTTTTAGTCAAAGAGGGAGATCAGGTAAAAGCTGGGGAGGCGATCGCAATTTTAGATAACCGCGATCGCTTACAAGCCGCATTACAAGAAGCCGAAGCAGGCGTGAAAATAGCAGAGATCAACTTAGAAAAAATCCAGGAAGGTGCAAAAGTAGGCGAAATCCAAGCGCAAAAAGCCGAGATGGGGCGTATTCAAGCACAGACTCTAGGAGATGAAAGGCAGCAAACAGAGACAGTCACCCGATTAGAAGTACAGTGGCAAGGAGAGAAAACCGCACAACAAGCTACAATTAACAAGCTAGAAGCAGAACTGAAAAACGCCCAAGTAGAATTTCAACGCTATCAGCAGTTATACTCAGAAGGAGCAATTTCTCAGTCCTTATTTGACAATAAGCGATTGAGTGTAGATATCATCACCCAGCAGTTGAGTGAAGCCAGAGCTATTCTCAAACGCATTGATGGCACTGGTCGCCAGCAAATTACCGAAGCTCAGACAGTTTTAGCTCGAATTCAAGCCACCGGCAGCCAGCAAGTTAATGTTGCATCTGCTACCTTAGACCGCATCGCCGAAGTCCGTCCGGTAGATGTCGCCGGAGCAAAAGCAGAAGTTACTCGTGCTTTGGCAGTCGCGAAACAGGCAAAGGCAAACTTAGCTCAGGCTTATGTCATATCGCCCCAAGACGGCGTGATATTTGACATTCTGACCCGTTCAGGCGAAATGGTATCTAATAACGGCATTATCGAGATTGGGCAAACCAACCAGATGTATGCAGTTGTCGAAATTTATCAAAGCGACGTGAGCAAAGTCCAACCACAGCAACGAGTGCGAATATCCAGTAATTCTCTATCAGGTGAATTAGTCGGAACCGTCGATTGGGTAGCCTCGAAAGTGCAACGGCAAAATATTATTAACAGTGACCCCACCGAAAATATTGACTCCAGAGTGGTGGAAGCTCATGTAAAACTTGATGCAGCATCCAGCCAAAAAGCCGCTAAATTTACCAATTTACAAGTTAAGGCGGTGATTGAACTGTGA
- a CDS encoding TetR/AcrR family transcriptional regulator — MKKKQPKSNQVERLLSPEKVEAILAGAMQEFLANGYAATTMDKVTAAAGVSKTTVYSYFQDKERLFIALIERLAQENFRAVFNPQDPHFLEGEPQTVLRRLATNILVRMTEQQEVLNLVRVIIGESGRFPLLAQEFVRNIHKPALEMVTQYFTDHPELQLPDAEVAARIFVGTLVHFTIIQNMLHSHQLLPMERDRLITHLINLLTSNQTPNPPNVNQYSGTVQKSPRRKRTASGKFKMDYGREPKHLRSMRLTDTAWEKLAELASENNLTRSEAIEIFARNGTLDDQNSQT, encoded by the coding sequence ATGAAAAAGAAACAGCCAAAAAGTAATCAGGTAGAGCGTTTGCTCTCACCAGAAAAAGTTGAAGCGATTCTCGCTGGTGCTATGCAAGAATTTTTAGCAAATGGCTATGCAGCCACAACAATGGATAAGGTGACAGCAGCAGCAGGAGTCTCCAAAACAACGGTTTACAGCTACTTTCAGGATAAAGAGAGATTATTCATTGCGCTGATTGAGCGACTAGCCCAGGAAAATTTTCGGGCTGTATTTAATCCCCAAGACCCGCATTTCCTGGAAGGAGAACCTCAAACTGTGTTGCGCCGTTTAGCAACCAACATTTTGGTACGGATGACCGAACAACAGGAAGTATTGAATTTAGTCAGAGTGATTATCGGTGAGTCTGGACGTTTCCCGTTGCTGGCGCAAGAGTTTGTGCGTAATATACACAAACCTGCTTTGGAAATGGTAACGCAATATTTTACAGACCATCCAGAACTGCAACTACCTGATGCAGAAGTAGCGGCGCGGATTTTTGTGGGGACATTAGTACATTTCACCATTATTCAGAATATGCTACATAGTCACCAGTTGTTACCAATGGAGCGCGATCGCCTGATTACTCATCTGATTAACTTACTCACAAGTAATCAAACACCCAACCCGCCAAACGTCAATCAGTATTCCGGTACTGTTCAGAAATCGCCCAGGCGCAAACGTACTGCGTCGGGTAAATTTAAAATGGATTATGGTCGTGAACCGAAACATCTCAGGTCAATGCGACTCACAGATACAGCTTGGGAAAAGCTCGCAGAATTAGCATCTGAAAATAATTTGACCAGAAGTGAGGCGATCGAAATTTTTGCCCGTAACGGTACTTTAGATGATCAAAACTCCCAAACATAG
- a CDS encoding CRR6 family NdhI maturation factor produces the protein MTITIILDTDCVNNLDISPALTVISQLLEEKATIASHEQQLSFDIQYALEPGDPRELSEIPELRLWFVRLDAKYPWLPFLLDWKSGEFARYTAMLVPHQFSAKEGIQYNPEALEIFLMHKIFILGDWLKEQGIPSQSRLKSMAQMLGYDLDDTFFEIFS, from the coding sequence ATGACTATCACGATTATCCTGGATACTGACTGCGTTAACAATCTAGATATTTCACCTGCCTTAACGGTGATTTCGCAACTGCTGGAAGAGAAGGCGACCATTGCATCTCACGAACAGCAACTAAGTTTTGATATACAATATGCCTTAGAACCTGGAGACCCCCGCGAACTTTCCGAAATTCCAGAGTTAAGGCTGTGGTTTGTGCGTTTGGATGCCAAATATCCCTGGTTGCCATTTTTACTCGATTGGAAATCTGGAGAATTTGCTCGTTATACTGCCATGCTTGTACCACACCAATTTAGTGCTAAAGAAGGTATTCAATATAACCCTGAAGCTTTAGAAATATTTCTGATGCACAAAATCTTTATTTTAGGTGATTGGTTAAAGGAACAAGGTATCCCCAGTCAATCGCGGTTAAAGTCTATGGCGCAAATGCTCGGCTATGACTTAGATGATACTTTTTTTGAGATATTTTCTTAA
- a CDS encoding Fur family transcriptional regulator → MQNQSLSTKSIRSLEDALERCQQLGMRVSRQRRFILELLWQANEHLSAREIYDRLSHSGKDIGHTSVYQNLEALSTQGIIECIERCDGRLYGNISDSHSHVNCIDTNQLLDIHIELPEELLRQVEEKTGVRITEYSINFYGYRNSPEKP, encoded by the coding sequence ATGCAAAATCAATCGCTATCGACAAAATCCATTCGTTCCTTAGAAGATGCCTTAGAACGGTGTCAACAGCTAGGTATGCGCGTCAGCCGCCAGCGTCGCTTTATATTAGAATTGCTGTGGCAAGCCAATGAACATCTCTCTGCTAGAGAAATTTATGATCGTCTCAGCCATTCGGGTAAAGATATTGGACACACTTCTGTTTATCAAAATTTAGAAGCCTTATCAACTCAAGGCATCATTGAGTGTATCGAACGCTGTGACGGGCGTTTATACGGCAACATCAGTGATTCCCATAGTCACGTCAACTGTATTGATACAAATCAACTTCTGGATATTCACATAGAACTACCAGAAGAATTGCTCCGTCAAGTGGAAGAAAAAACAGGAGTAAGGATTACAGAATACAGTATTAACTTTTACGGTTATCGCAATTCCCCAGAAAAACCATAA